AGTTTCTCCTAATGCTGCAGCTAACGGTGGGGGTGGTGGATTTTCTCAGTATCAGCATCTGGATAGTCCTAACtcatcattttcaaattatggATTAAGTGGGTACCCTATGAGTCCAATATCAGGTCAACTTGGTGGGTCTAATTTGCCACCATTGTTTGAAAACGCTGCTGCTGCATCAGCTATGGCTGTACCTGGGATGGACTCTAGGATGTTGGGGGGATCAAATATGGGTGCTGCTGCTGAGCATAGCCTTGGAAGATTAGGAAATCAGGTTCTGGGTAGCGCCCTGCAGGCACCCTTTGTCGACCCTTTGTATCAGCAGTATTTGAGAACCGCTGAATATTCTGCACAAGTAACCGCTCTCAATGATCCTTCTTTCGATAGGAACTATATGGGTAACTCATACATGGACCTGCTCCAGAAAGCCTATGTTGCAAATATGATATCTCCTCAGAAATCTCAATATGGTGCTCCATTGGGTGGTAAAACAGGTGTATCTAGCCCTCATGGTTACTATGGGAATCCTGCTTTTGGGCTCGGAGTGTCATATCCCGGAAGTCCCCTGGCTAGTTCAGTAATTCCTAATTCTGGAGGCCCTGGTAGCCCTCTAAGGCATGGAGACTTCAATGTCAGATTCCCTGGTGGGTTAAGAAATGTTCCCGGGAGCATAATTGGACCCTGGTCCTTGGATAACATGGATAGTACTTTTGCTTCTTCACTGCTGGAAGAGTTCAAGAGCAATAAAGCAAAGTGCTTTGAACTTTCAGAGATTGTCGGTCATGTCGTTGAATTCAGGTATAccttttctaaaattaaaatttcttttcatttgtgAGGCTCTTGATTTTTGACTTTTAATGTCTACATCTTTTGCCAGTGCTGATCAATATGGAAGCCGATTCATTCAACAAAAGCTTGAAACTGCAACAATAGAAGAGAAGAACATGGTTTTTGAGGAAATTTTTCCACAAGCTCTTGCATTAATGACTGATGTGTTTGGTAATTATGTAATACAAAAGGTACAAAGTTCTGTGACTAGTCGTAGTTGATACGGATGGTCCTTTTTCACTTCACTTCATTGTATCTTGACTTTGTTAATCCACGGGTATACTGAATTTTTATGCATTGCCAGTTCTTCGAACATGGTATGGCATCTCAACGAAGAGAGCTGGCTGACAAGCTTTTTGGTCATGTACTTAATCTAAGCCTCCAAATGTATGGTTGTAGGGTGATCCAAAAGGTAACATCAGCTTTAAATTTACAcattcaaataatgaaatggcTGTTTGTGTCAATCTTCTTTTCATTTGTCAAATCAAGAGATCCTTCCAATAATAATCACTGTCTGATTATGTAGGCAATAGAAGTTGTCGATGTGGATCAAAAGATCAAAATGGTGGGGGAGCTGGATGGGCATGTCATGCGTTGTGTTCGTGATCAGAATGGGAATCATGTTATCCAGAAGTGCATCGAGTGTGTCCCCGAGGAGCATATTCAGTTTATTGTCTCGACATTCTATGATCAAGTTGTGACCCTCTCGACGCACCCTTATGGTTGCCGTGTGATACAGGTTACCAAGAACTGTTTAGATGTCCTCACACTTGTATTTGGGATTATGTTCAAAGAGTTATAACATTTGATGCTTCCAATTATGCAGCGAGTTTTAGAGCACTGTAAGGATGAAACTACCCAGAGCAAAGTTATGGAAGAAATTTTGGGATCTGTAAGTATGCTGGCACAAGATCAGTATGGGAACTACGTTGTTCAGGTTTGtattttcttgtgattttttaaGCATAGTGATGTTTCATTAGTTTACGTagaaaatttttattcttttcactTACTGCTTTTTATGATGATTCTATAGCATGTACTGGGGCATGGAAAGCCACACGAGCGATCAACCATCATTCAGGAATTAGCTGGGAATATTGTCCAGATGAGCCAACAGAAGTTTGCATCAAATGTTGTCGAAAAATGCTTAACATTTAGCGATCCTAGTGAACGCCAACTGTTGGTGAATGAGATGCTTGGAACAACTGATGAGAATGAGCCTCTTCAGGTTTGTTGCATACTTTCTTCCCCTTGCACAATTTTCAGATAGTATTCttcagaaatggaaaaatccaactttgATCCTTTATACAGAATTTTGATATGCCTTGATGAGTATATGAACTAATAATTTCCTGAACTTGTCTTTTTCACCCTGCCCTCAATCAGGCCATGATGAAAGACCAATTTGCAAATTACGTTGTACAGAAAGTTTTAGAAACTTGTAGTGATCAGCAGCGTGAACTGATCATGTCAAGAATAAGAGTCCATTTGAACGCATTAAAGAAATACACATATGGGAAGCACATAGTAGCCCGTGTGGAGAAACTTGTTGCTGCTGGGGGTATGTAGATTCTCAACTTCCATTTCTGGATTAGCCACCATATAACTAACCAACCATtgtgttttttaatttctttgattGCAGAGAGGAGAATTGCTGCTCAGACCCCAATAGCGTAGACGTGTAGTAGGAAAGAAAGAAGTTGTACAGCTAACCGAGGCTAGTTTGGGCTACCTCTCTTTCTCGTCTTTCTTTCTTAAGCTTTTGATGATGAGGTTATAAGCTTCTGATTGCAAATAAAGCTGTTACCTGTACATTGTGTAGTGCTAAGTTTATAGGTAGAGAGAGTCTAGTAAGAGCTGAGGCCCCAattctgctgctgctgctgctgatgCTGAGGAGAAGATTCAAATTGACAATACTGATGGATGCCGAGGGTGTAATATAGTGCAAAGTGACTGTACAAAATTATGCCATTTTCGAGAGTTGAAGTTGCTTTTCTGTGTAAGGCTGAGAGGATTGCTATGTATGGTAATTTACAGTTTTATATCTCACTTGGCCAAATACATTACATCTCCCACCCTTTATTTATCCATTTCCTTTGTTTCTTGACTCCTTTGAGAATGTAGAGCAAATCTAGAGGAATATTGGAATAAACATAGGAAGCAGCAGTAAATAACATTTCTCAAAAAATGCAGATATATATTAGATCATATTCCTCCACAAACAAAGCTGCAAATGTCATGAAATTCTGTTGCCTAATCAAgatcaaaatcatcatcatcatcttgtTGGATCTTCTGCCCAAAACCTCTAGGTCCATCTCTAGCTCTGGCTCTAACTTTCCCTTTCTTACTacccttcttcttcctctcagCTTCTTCTTTCTTATACTTGTCTCCCTCCCTCTTCTGCAAGAAGTCCGTCACAGCTATGTAGATAACCTGATCCAAAATCAACCACCACCCACTTACCAAAATCACATCTTTTTAACACTCCAAGTCGAAGATACATACAAACAGTAAGAAGCTTTACTTACCCCTACGGTGAGAATGGTTAAACCGATAAAAGCGATGAGAAGGAGAGCTGATATAATAGTCGAGACACCATCGTCGCTAGTCGGAACTATTGCTTGAGAATTCTCAGCTGGAGTTGCTTCTGCGGAGATTTTCCATGTTTTGGTGTTTTTGGGGGTGAATGCATCGGGTGGATTGAGGTTACGCCATCTTCGTGAATGGGGCAGTGAAAGTGATGGACAGCGGAGAGGGGAAAATGGCTTTTGGGCGGCGAACAAATGCAGAGGTTTGTGCTTGTAAActaaggagagagagagaggtgcgGCCATTTGTGGGAGATGATGGGGATTGGGTTCACAGTTTCGCCCAATAGCAATCAGTTTTGGGTAAATTGCACTTTAGCtccatgatttttaattttgtgtattttgcCCCAAGAAACAATATCGTTTCATTCatatccatttttattttcatcctAAACATATCACCATTTATAATTGGTTTAACATATTATATGCAATTGTTCTGAGGCCTTACTACTATGAAATGATTCATTTTTATCCTTAAAGTGACAGTGTCTTAGCAGCCAAGATGATTATAATTCGATTACTAACTTATAAacggagtattaattaaaatcaaagaCTTAGGTCCTTTTGTGATTTAAAATCCATGagcattttataatttttgtcgtagttgtattatttgttagtttCAGAGTTTGAAACATTATAAATTGTTTGCTAGATTTCATTCGCAATATGAATCGCGATTAATTTGCACCTTAAAATATCCTATCACGAAAAAGTGTATAAAAAACCCGGCAAGCAGGCAGAGCAACCATTCACAAATCAGATTCTCATTTGAATAGAACGaagttatgttttttttgtacAAGTATTTTGGTGTGTGGTGAAACTATCtttattaatgaataatgatgaTCAGCTTTGGCTTAAGAGGGTTGATGGAATGGATCTACCCAACACTCATCTTCTCTCACAGCATTCCCCCACCTAATTTTGAACTTGTTTAACTCGATATACGACGATATTCTCACCTGCAAAACACCACCATGATTCAAAACTCAAAACGCAAAATACTCGAAACTCAAAATCCCATACGTATGCATAGGTATGAAAGAGTGAAAGAAAACTTACAGAAGTTCTACCATCAAATCCTTCCACTGTGGTTGTCATGGAAGCTAGCCGATCAATTTCAGCATTCGTCTGCACGACCAAACACATAAGTTGGAAAGTAAGATAGTATTTTGAGAGAATGAAAGCATGCATCTTGTAATTCTGTTCTCTTGATCATTGGATTCAGCTGGTCAGAAACTTTTTAACGCATCTGTAATGTCGTATGCATTCTTTTCCTAAATATCCTTTCGAGGACAGTAGAAAGAAGACATGAAGACTACCTTTCCATCTCCTGAACCTCCAAGGGAAGGAATACCCGGGTGGATTAAATACTCAGAGTCGACAACACCAATATTTTCGGTTCTATTGCCCTGCCAGAaacataaatagaaaaaactgTAACCTAGTTTCAACAAGAACATGAATTCCATAGTCCTAACTCGATGAAATTGCAAACCTGTACACAGTACCCCAGCAAAAAATCCAAGCCCCATGCATGAACAAGGTCATTCtgttaaacaaatatatgacCATGAATCATTCCAGTTGATCATAGGCCAAGGATAAGGCACAAAAAAGGAAGGAATTAATATTTACAAGTATATGTACATTTCCAAACCTGAATCATGTGCCAAGCACAACGCCACGATTCTCTCGAGAACACAGGAGCCATCATCTCCACGAACCTGTGTTAACGTAAAcatattgttgttttttaatgCAGCTAATTCGTATAATGCATCCATGAAAAAGCTATTTACTCTATCTAAGGCTGCCCTTTTTATATGTGGATTGATGAGTGAATTTACCCCGTGCACGGAGGGTCCACATTGTTTTCAAAACACTTAAATCCTGGGCCATGTAAATTAACAGCCCTCCTGTCAAAGTAAAAATGCAGAGCAACACATCAGGATAAGAGCATGAATAAACAATTTAACAGAATCATATGTCATTAATAATTAGACAATTTTGTCATCAGCAATCAAGTATTTGCTGCTCATAGAGGGTAAATTCTCAAGTCCAACAGTACATACCGGTGTAATGtagaatttgtttttcttgctGTAAGTGTGTAATGGACCTCGGATTTGTCAGCATCAATTGCAGGCTGTGATATTTGCAGTCCCTCTTCTTTAATAATTGAGAGATATCTGCCccaagacaaaaaaaaatccgttAATCAATACTAATAGTTAAACAAGATAGGCCTGTTTATAACAAATTAACCGTTGTCGTATTTGTTAGCCTTATGGATGAATGTGGTCTATCATATAAACTAAATCCAATCATGAGCACGCACTCGTATACATTCAGTATACCTTTCAACATGAAAATGTTCAACACCAAGATCTTCATCCCACAGGAAAATATAGTCGTATGCTGCCACAACATCAGGATGTAAGAACCGCTTGGCAAACCACCTAATTGAAAATCCGATTTTTTGTTAGTAAATGTGCATGTCAAAACAGACCTCCGAGTGTGAAGTGAACTACTCGTACCACTTAGTTTGGTTTACAGCGGCAACATGTATGGCATCGCTACTCCATTCTAGATCTCTCCATCCATCCACATTGCCATCATAATGAAAAAGCATGATGGCAAAATCAGTGAGCTGGAACTGAATCATACGAAACAAATGTTCATGGCTTGacgaaaatatttataagcaGCTGAAACGAGGGTGCGTCAACCTTCATTACCTTCTTTACAATctcatttacatttttcttttgctttatCCCGACTGCAACAGCCAGTAAGTTCATTGGTGACTTCGACTTCTAATATGAGAGCAGGAGCAGAAACAAGGCCTTGATCagataaatgaaatgaaacacAGTTTTATCGAAACTTTACACATTATGCAAGTTCAGAAACTATAAGAGTGGTCGCATTTAGCCTACATTTGAGTAACgtgaaacaagaaaaagatTTGTAACAGTGCATGCTAAGCTGAAATCTTCAGAAATATGATCTGAATAGATGTATATGATCATCTCCTATAGCATATGTATAtgcaattatgtatgattatCTATTTGTTCACAGCACTGTCTGAATATCGAAGAATGGATGTAATACGAAAACATCAATACCTTCTTCTTAGGAGGGCCCCAAAGTGGCCTCATCTCCAGATCAGAAGTTCTTGTGACAATACCTCTTGGTAGTGTCTCAGTTCCATCAGGAATGCACTCTTTCTAGATCAAAAAGTACAACAAATTGAGCAATAAGTACTCCTAAAATCTTACAAGTTACTACTATTATGCaaattattgtttaaattCCCCACAAACCTCACAATTCTTGGATTTTGTCACCTCTGTTGGATGAAGACTGCATCCAAAAAACCTCTGCACGCATAAGACATAAAAAGTTACTACTCACACATTAACtgaacaaaatcaaatcattatACAGGAAGCCTATATCTACCTCTTTATGATCAGTAAGTAACAGAGCACTCCCTATGAAGAAGAGTgttgaaagaaaaattagtgatGGAACCCAGCTGCGTACAAAGGATTGCTTCCTTTTAGGTTCAATCGTTTTATGAGTTGCCATCTGAAACCatgaatgaaaattacacatgTGAAAtacaaacacacaaaaaaattggaaaaaagttaCAATTACAGCATGATTGTGTGACCACGCATAATAAGGATGATAGCTTAATTAGAAGAATTGAACACAACTTACATCATAAATATATtggtgaaaaagataaaaccaAACAGTACGTATAATTTGAGGGGAGGTGGATGGTGATATAAGCATGAGAGATGCGTTGTGTTGTGAGAAATAAGTAAAGAGAAAGGTCAACGGAGGGGAGTGGTGGAGTTTTACTTGAAAATGTGGAAAGAGAGGACACGTTAGTTTGAACCAAAAAAACGTTTTTTGATATAGTAGCTAGCTAACTAACTACTTGGGGCCGCCAAACTGACAAATTAAGGGCCTAATAATTTATTGCTAATTAAGTCTAGTTTGAAAAAGGaactaatataaattaataaatgccTTGCCTCAGCTCAAGATCCAAAAACAATTAAGCACTCATTTGTGCAGCAGCCAGCATGGATTATGGAACACGTCTCCACTTTCCCCTAATCTATTATTAACATCCCAACTCATTACTAGGAGTAGGAGTAATACTTTTGTCACCCCACCATACacaaatttatagtagtactactaatttttacACCTCAAAATTCGTACCATTAATTCAGATTCAAATACTATTgtgtactactaatatttagtATACTAAGTACTGTTTTATTACCCACTCAAAATTATGTGAATTCAAAAGGACTTCTTGTAGCTTAAACCAAAAGGGTTTGACATATTACAATCGTATCCTTCAATATTAAGTTATGCTATAAGCCTatacttattaaaattaaaagggaTATTGCCATgtaatatcatgaaacttttaaaaagttggattttttctaagaacattaaatttaacaaataatatcatgaactttgctaCTTGTGTATTATTTCCCACCCGCTAGCTGAGCTGGCAAAATCAAGCATAAGTGGCTTGCCGGAGGTAATCGGAAAGTTGATGTGGCATTCGCCGAAATTTTGACAAAACGGTGTCGTTTTACTTATGATATTTTGCACTCTTTCTTTTGTTCTCGAACGATTTTCAATTCTGTCAAAACGATTTTCGGTTCTTTCAATCTGAAAATCGATTCATCCGTCAATTTGCTCGCAGAATCTCAGAAACATTTCATCCTTCAATCTCAGAATCGATTTATCTTTCAATTTCAGAATCGCATAAACATTTCATCCTTCAATTTACAATTTAGGGTTCGCAATTTGGTTGGGGATTTGAAGCCCGAAATCAGAGGAAGAATCTGCTCGCAGCTCATTTGATTCTCCATCGACGACGTCGGAGGaagaattaatgaaaaacGATTCTTCTATTCCTATTGAGCCCAACTGTGCCGCCTTTCTATATTACATAGGTAGCTCTCGTACTGAGAAGGGTCGTTCGATATCCTCACAAATGGATATCAGACAAGAGGGAGGAATCAGCTCCTCTGTCACCATTTTAATATCCTCACAATTGGATATCAGACAACACCTATGTTAACTGAGCTTGCTCTTCTCTTTCTCGTTTGCATTTCACAGCTTTTTAGTGTTGCTTTCGAAAAATGCCAAGTCATTGACTATTCATCTAGCAGTTTGCCAAATATGATgaataagttaaaaaattgCTAAGTAGATTGCCAACTAGATTTAATTTGCCAACTCAACATACATGTCATTTACTAATAGCCGGTGGAAAATAACACACAAGtagcaaagttcatgatattatttgccaaatttAAAGTTCGTTGGAAAAAtctaactttttgaaagtttcggATATTACGTGTGAATATCCCAAATTAAAGCCACAGGCAAAATTGTGCTACAAAAATGCTCTTAACAAAGATCGCAGCACATTAGTTTTCTCGTCCCGCCAACCAATGCATATAAATTCGATTTTTCCCCGCCATCGCATTTACCCGAGTGTTCTATCTGTCGAGGCCATcgcattctctctctctctctctctctctctccaaacaCACACAGTTGTCGCCTACGGTTTTCTGCCGATTAATCTGGTAATTTCATGcctaattttagttgaagCATGGATTGAGATTTGTTTCTCCTTTTAACCCGATTGGTGCTTAAATATCAGCTACGGCGATCGCATGTGCTCAGAGAGCTCTCTCGCACtctcttcttcatctctctcacacacagcACAACACATGCGCACACTACTGTATCGATTAGTGAATTTCACGTCTAATTtggttttttaagtttttttctgCATCTATTATCGGATTGGTGCTATTAATTCGCGGATTCTGATTGCACAATTTGTGCTATAGGTATACTTGTAGGACATTTACTTTGAGTGATAGGatgaattagtaaaaataatctAAGCTAATTCATCGATTACTTTGATGGATTGAATACTTTATTAATCTATCATATCACTCTCCTCTTTCATCTACCAGCATTGGCGTATAGACCTTTTGTTTCGTAACTTTCCAGTATTGTGTTCGTTAAAAGTTGCTAGTACTCTGACTGTTATGATTTATGAATCACTGGATCATCTTTCAT
The nucleotide sequence above comes from Salvia hispanica cultivar TCC Black 2014 chromosome 5, UniMelb_Shisp_WGS_1.0, whole genome shotgun sequence. Encoded proteins:
- the LOC125187120 gene encoding pumilio homolog 2-like isoform X1, which produces MLPEMGRRPIVGNGESSYPDEFEQEIGMLLREQRRQEADDLEKELNLYRSGSAPPTVEGSLSAVGGLFNHGASGGTAESGAGVSAAIAEFARNKNGNGFMSEEELRSEPAYLSYYYSNVNLNPRLPPPLLSREDWRFAQRLQGGSSAIGDKRKVNRSDSGNGGRSLFSMPPGFNSKKQESENEDKLQGPVEWGGDGLIGLPGLGLGSKQKSLAEIFQDDMNRATPVPGHPSRPASRNAFDENSSAMASTEAELAHLRRELSSSDLVHSTSYTPTSSAPQHTGTAASFSYAAVLGASLSRSSTPDPQRIARAPSPCPTPIGGGWGGNSEKRNINSPNSFNGVASHSNEPADLAVALSGLNLSNGIVDEENHSSSQIESEADDHNNYSFNLQGGQNNTRQQSYKKKHEAGPYNMSAVPQAGKIMPSDSGMRNGGGSDLSGNHSFQSELHRNVVPSNNSYLQVSPNAAANGGGGGFSQYQHLDSPNSSFSNYGLSGYPMSPISGQLGGSNLPPLFENAAAASAMAVPGMDSRMLGGSNMGAAAEHSLGRLGNQVLGSALQAPFVDPLYQQYLRTAEYSAQVTALNDPSFDRNYMGNSYMDLLQKAYVANMISPQKSQYGAPLGGKTGVSSPHGYYGNPAFGLGVSYPGSPLASSVIPNSGGPGSPLRHGDFNVRFPGGLRNVPGSIIGPWSLDNMDSTFASSLLEEFKSNKAKCFELSEIVGHVVEFSADQYGSRFIQQKLETATIEEKNMVFEEIFPQALALMTDVFGNYVIQKFFEHGMASQRRELADKLFGHVLNLSLQMYGCRVIQKAIEVVDVDQKIKMVGELDGHVMRCVRDQNGNHVIQKCIECVPEEHIQFIVSTFYDQVVTLSTHPYGCRVIQRVLEHCKDETTQSKVMEEILGSVSMLAQDQYGNYVVQHVLGHGKPHERSTIIQELAGNIVQMSQQKFASNVVEKCLTFSDPSERQLLVNEMLGTTDENEPLQAMMKDQFANYVVQKVLETCSDQQRELIMSRIRVHLNALKKYTYGKHIVARVEKLVAAGERRIAAQTPIA
- the LOC125187120 gene encoding pumilio homolog 2-like isoform X2, producing the protein MLPEMGRRPIVGNGESSYPDEFEQEIGMLLREQRRQEADDLEKELNLYRSGSAPPTVEGSLSAVGGLFNHGASGGTAESGAGVSAAIAEFARNKNGNGFMSEEELREDWRFAQRLQGGSSAIGDKRKVNRSDSGNGGRSLFSMPPGFNSKKQESENEDKLQGPVEWGGDGLIGLPGLGLGSKQKSLAEIFQDDMNRATPVPGHPSRPASRNAFDENSSAMASTEAELAHLRRELSSSDLVHSTSYTPTSSAPQHTGTAASFSYAAVLGASLSRSSTPDPQRIARAPSPCPTPIGGGWGGNSEKRNINSPNSFNGVASHSNEPADLAVALSGLNLSNGIVDEENHSSSQIESEADDHNNYSFNLQGGQNNTRQQSYKKKHEAGPYNMSAVPQAGKIMPSDSGMRNGGGSDLSGNHSFQSELHRNVVPSNNSYLQVSPNAAANGGGGGFSQYQHLDSPNSSFSNYGLSGYPMSPISGQLGGSNLPPLFENAAAASAMAVPGMDSRMLGGSNMGAAAEHSLGRLGNQVLGSALQAPFVDPLYQQYLRTAEYSAQVTALNDPSFDRNYMGNSYMDLLQKAYVANMISPQKSQYGAPLGGKTGVSSPHGYYGNPAFGLGVSYPGSPLASSVIPNSGGPGSPLRHGDFNVRFPGGLRNVPGSIIGPWSLDNMDSTFASSLLEEFKSNKAKCFELSEIVGHVVEFSADQYGSRFIQQKLETATIEEKNMVFEEIFPQALALMTDVFGNYVIQKFFEHGMASQRRELADKLFGHVLNLSLQMYGCRVIQKAIEVVDVDQKIKMVGELDGHVMRCVRDQNGNHVIQKCIECVPEEHIQFIVSTFYDQVVTLSTHPYGCRVIQRVLEHCKDETTQSKVMEEILGSVSMLAQDQYGNYVVQHVLGHGKPHERSTIIQELAGNIVQMSQQKFASNVVEKCLTFSDPSERQLLVNEMLGTTDENEPLQAMMKDQFANYVVQKVLETCSDQQRELIMSRIRVHLNALKKYTYGKHIVARVEKLVAAGERRIAAQTPIA
- the LOC125187120 gene encoding pumilio homolog 2-like isoform X4, producing MLPEMGRRPIVGNGESSYPDEFEQEIGMLLREQRRQEADDLEKELNLYRSGSAPPTVEGSLSAVGGLFNHGASGGTAESGAGVSAAIAEFARNKNGNGFMSEEELRSEPAYLSYYYSNVNLNPRLPPPLLSREDWRFAQRLQGGSSAIGDKRKVNRSDSGNGGRSLFSMPPGFNSKKQESENEDKLQGPVEWGGDGLIGLPGLGLGSKQKSLAEIFQDDMNRATPVPGHPSRPASRNAFDENSSAMASTEAELAHLRRELSSSDLVHSTSYTPTSSAPQHTGTAASFSYAAVLGASLSRSSTPDPQRIARAPSPCPTPIGGGWGGNSEKRNINSPNSFNGVASHSNEPADLAVALSGLNLSNGIVDEENHSSSQIESEADDHNNYSFNLQGGQNNTRQQSYKKKHEAGPYNMSAVPQAGKIMPSDSGMRNGGGSDLSGNHSFQSELHRNVVPSNNSYLQVSPNAAANGGGGGFSQYQHLDSPNSSFSNYGLSGYPMSPISGQLGGSNLPPLFENAAAASAMAVPGMDSRMLGGSNMGAAAEHSLGRLGNQVLGSALQAPFVDPLYQQYLRTAEYSAQVTALNDPSFDRNYMGVSSPHGYYGNPAFGLGVSYPGSPLASSVIPNSGGPGSPLRHGDFNVRFPGGLRNVPGSIIGPWSLDNMDSTFASSLLEEFKSNKAKCFELSEIVGHVVEFSADQYGSRFIQQKLETATIEEKNMVFEEIFPQALALMTDVFGNYVIQKFFEHGMASQRRELADKLFGHVLNLSLQMYGCRVIQKAIEVVDVDQKIKMVGELDGHVMRCVRDQNGNHVIQKCIECVPEEHIQFIVSTFYDQVVTLSTHPYGCRVIQRVLEHCKDETTQSKVMEEILGSVSMLAQDQYGNYVVQHVLGHGKPHERSTIIQELAGNIVQMSQQKFASNVVEKCLTFSDPSERQLLVNEMLGTTDENEPLQAMMKDQFANYVVQKVLETCSDQQRELIMSRIRVHLNALKKYTYGKHIVARVEKLVAAGERRIAAQTPIA
- the LOC125187120 gene encoding pumilio homolog 2-like isoform X3, whose product is MLPEMGRRPIVGNGESSYPDEFEQEIGMLLREQRRQEADDLEKELNLYRSGSAPPTVEGSLSAVGGLFNHGASGGTAESGAGVSAAIAEFARNKNGNGFMSEEELRSEPAYLSYYYSNVNLNPRLPPPLLSREDWRFAQRLQGGSSAIGDKRKVNRSDSGNGGRSLFSMPPGFNSKKQESENEDKLQGPVEWGGDGLIGLPGLGLGSKQKSLAEIFQDDMNRATPVPGHPSRPASRNAFDENSSAMASTEAELAHLRRELSSSDLVHSTSYTPTSSAPQHTGTAASFSYAAVLGASLSRSSTPDPQRIARAPSPCPTPIGGGWGGNSEKRNINSPNSFNGVASHSNEPADLAVALSGLNLSNGIVDEENHSSSQIESEADDHNNYSFNLQGGQNNTRQQSYKKKHEAGPYNMSAVPQAGKIMPSDSGMRNGGGSDLSANGGGGGFSQYQHLDSPNSSFSNYGLSGYPMSPISGQLGGSNLPPLFENAAAASAMAVPGMDSRMLGGSNMGAAAEHSLGRLGNQVLGSALQAPFVDPLYQQYLRTAEYSAQVTALNDPSFDRNYMGNSYMDLLQKAYVANMISPQKSQYGAPLGGKTGVSSPHGYYGNPAFGLGVSYPGSPLASSVIPNSGGPGSPLRHGDFNVRFPGGLRNVPGSIIGPWSLDNMDSTFASSLLEEFKSNKAKCFELSEIVGHVVEFSADQYGSRFIQQKLETATIEEKNMVFEEIFPQALALMTDVFGNYVIQKFFEHGMASQRRELADKLFGHVLNLSLQMYGCRVIQKAIEVVDVDQKIKMVGELDGHVMRCVRDQNGNHVIQKCIECVPEEHIQFIVSTFYDQVVTLSTHPYGCRVIQRVLEHCKDETTQSKVMEEILGSVSMLAQDQYGNYVVQHVLGHGKPHERSTIIQELAGNIVQMSQQKFASNVVEKCLTFSDPSERQLLVNEMLGTTDENEPLQAMMKDQFANYVVQKVLETCSDQQRELIMSRIRVHLNALKKYTYGKHIVARVEKLVAAGERRIAAQTPIA
- the LOC125187120 gene encoding pumilio homolog 2-like isoform X5, with amino-acid sequence MLPEMGRRPIVGNGESSYPDEFEQEIGMLLREQRRQEADDLEKELNLYRSGSAPPTVEGSLSAVGGLFNHGASGGTAESGAGVSAAIAEFARNKNGNGFMSEEELRSEPAYLSYYYSNVNLNPRLPPPLLSREDWRFAQRLQGGSSAIGDKRKVNRSDSGNGGRSLFSMPPGFNSKKQESENEDKLQGPVEWGGDGLIGLPGLGLGSKQKSLAEIFQDDMNRATPVPGHPSRPASRNAFDENSSAMASTEAELAHLRRELSSSDLVHSTSYTPTSSAPQHTGTAASFSYAAVLGASLSRSSTPDPQRIARAPSPCPTPIGGGWGGNSEKRNINSPNSFNGVASHSNEPADLAVALSGLNLSNGIVDEENHSSSQIESEADDHNNYSFNLQGGQNNTRQQSYKKKHEAGPYNMSAVPQAANGGGGGFSQYQHLDSPNSSFSNYGLSGYPMSPISGQLGGSNLPPLFENAAAASAMAVPGMDSRMLGGSNMGAAAEHSLGRLGNQVLGSALQAPFVDPLYQQYLRTAEYSAQVTALNDPSFDRNYMGNSYMDLLQKAYVANMISPQKSQYGAPLGGKTGVSSPHGYYGNPAFGLGVSYPGSPLASSVIPNSGGPGSPLRHGDFNVRFPGGLRNVPGSIIGPWSLDNMDSTFASSLLEEFKSNKAKCFELSEIVGHVVEFSADQYGSRFIQQKLETATIEEKNMVFEEIFPQALALMTDVFGNYVIQKFFEHGMASQRRELADKLFGHVLNLSLQMYGCRVIQKAIEVVDVDQKIKMVGELDGHVMRCVRDQNGNHVIQKCIECVPEEHIQFIVSTFYDQVVTLSTHPYGCRVIQRVLEHCKDETTQSKVMEEILGSVSMLAQDQYGNYVVQHVLGHGKPHERSTIIQELAGNIVQMSQQKFASNVVEKCLTFSDPSERQLLVNEMLGTTDENEPLQAMMKDQFANYVVQKVLETCSDQQRELIMSRIRVHLNALKKYTYGKHIVARVEKLVAAGERRIAAQTPIA